CACTCCCCAATTTATCAGTCGATGAGACTTATCCTACAAGctaataatatgaatatattaatatataaatattcttgTTTTGTTAATCTTGTTATTTTCCCCCACGTGGCCTCTTTAATTATATTGAGATAGAACCAATTATGCTGCAATTAAGGATTTAACTAATTGAGATACTGATTAAAGCCACTTCTTCTTTTCCGAGTTAGGCACGATATGGATTGGCCGCACTCTGTTTCTCTACCTTTACCTATTGGCCGTTTGtatattttatgatgaaaaGTTACATTCCATTACTACTAAATTATCAATACATAGCTTCACCACATGAACCACGAGCCCAGATTTAATAGTGTAAGATTCGTTATGAAGCAATGTTTTAAAAACTTCAATTCAGAGACTATCTGATATCTCTGATCAAAAGATGATATACAGATGAAAGAAAATAGAAATCATGTGCGTTGTTACTTGTTACGTTTAATAGTATTAGGCGCAAAAAAAGAATGAGAGGTTATCAAAACGATCCAACTTAGCTTCTTAATTACTCCATTATCTCTATGGTTTGCAACAATTTAGTTAATTACTAACAACACAtcatgtataatttatatatcaacaaTTCATTTGAAACGGTGTCGCGGTAAGAGGAGACGAAAAAACAAAAGTGGAATATTAAAGACTTACTTAACAAATCATTTTAGTCGATGAGGTTGCTTTCCTCAGTCTAGTCTAAATCAAATATTCCATATCATATGAAAATATCTTGTGTTTCAAATCTCcattttctatattattattttagctGTGGAACATTCGATATAGCATGCCTATCTACATCTTTAAAAGTCTTgaaattttatccaaaaaataGTATTGGAATAACGGACCTGACTTACTAGGATCATGGTCGTTATCTCGGAACGGGGATTCACGCTTTGATTGTTTTAAACTCTAATGATTCAAGGTATGAGATGAATAGATAGCAAAACATGCAATGAATAAAAgtgttcaaaagaaaacaaaacatgcGGTGTGAATAGATCTTCGACAGAGTTATGTAAATATCTTGATGCatgaattttcataaaattgaaTATAGTAGTGTATGTGGGATTGTCAAACTTAAGTTCTCATATTAAATTTTCCATGTAACAACTCCTATATTTTATGATGTTATGGTTATGTATGGAATGAACCCAGCTAACCGACATAATGAATTAATGATGACCCTAAACTACTGCATTATATTTCGTTCGGTGGATCGTAGTAATTTAGAAGAAGCCCATAACATTGACAAGAAAAAGAAGCCGATAACAATAAAGGCCCAAAAGGTTATAATTATCTCGGCCCGTGTATAGGAATCGTGATCGTTGTTTTCTTCCGACCAAAGATTTCAAATAAGCAGAAGACGAGAGAGATTGACGAAGCAGAGGAAGCTAACGATTACGAGGTTGATCAATTAAAGTAGCGGAACCGTAAAGTTTCGAAATTAGAATCACTTGGATCTTCTGTTAAAAAAAGAGTCACTTGGATCTTACCTTCGATCCGGAAACAACCATTGACTGTTCGATTCCCCGAAGGTAAGAGGTTTCTTAGATATAGAAAGTCGTTTTcttcgttttttcttttttttctgtctgATTCATAGAGTGGTTCTGTGATTGGTTCGAAGATCACACTCTTGTCTGAAATCGATCTCATTGTCTCTTGGGTTTGCTTGGTTTTAGAACTTAGCTGTTGAGACgtaaaacaatttaatttaaCAAGTGGATTTGAATAAAGATAATGTCCTTTTTACACAGTGCTTTTAAGATTTATAGAAAAGTCCATTGACTATCAACATAAGGTAGAATCTGTATAGGCCACAAAATTGATCGCAAAGGAAGTACATTCATTAGGGCAGGACAAGGAAAACTAAAGGAACCACACTTTGACTTTGTATTAATGAGGTTAAGAGGGTTATTAACTTGTAAACTCACTCTTTCTTAGCAAATCTCATTACAATAAAAAGCAAGCATATGTTACATCAAACTTAGAAACTAATCCCCTCTCAAGGATATACATTAATACATCACAAACGATAGatactctttatttttttcgtcTCATAGTTTCTTCATAGTCTCAATAACTCAAACCAGATCATCAATCAAGGCAAGGACTTAGCCATTTGTCTGAGAAGGAACTTCTGAATTTTTCCAGTAGATGTCTTTGGAAGCTCCTCCTGAAAGATCACTTTCCTCGGAACCATATACTTAGGTAACTTGGTCTTACAGAACTCCCTTATCTCCCTCTCAGTCACCGACCCATCACCACCATTATTACCATACTTCAAGCTCACAAAAGCACACGGTGTCTCTCCCCACATCTTATCCGGTTTAGCCACCACCGCGGCTTCCTTCACCACCGGGTTAGTGTACAGAACAGTCTCAACCTCCGCGCTGCTTATGTTCTCTCCTCCGCATATGATCACATCCTTCGACCTGTCTTTAACCTCCAAGTAACCGTCTTCGTGTATAACCCCCACATCTCCTGTATAGAACCATCCGTCCTCTCTCATACACGCCGCGGTTCCTTCAGGGTCTTTGTAGTAACCGAGCATAACCGATCCTCCTTTTAACACAATCTCTCCTACTGAAACTCCGTCGTGCTTTACACTTTTACCCGTTCTCTTGTCCCTAACGTCGACTTCAGCAAATCCAACGGTTCTTACTCCTTGTCTTGACTTCAGTCTAGCTCGCTCCAAGGGATCAAGACGATCCCACTCAGGCTTCCAAGCACATGAGATAACAGGGCCTCCTGTCTCGGTTAAACCATAACCGTGACCGACGTTGAAACCGAGGGACTCTGCTCGAGAGATGATGGCTGCGGGAGGTGGAGCTCCAGCCGTCATCACCTGATCCAATCGTGTCACATCCCTCAAAATTTAAATGCGATTGAATTGATAGCTATAAGAAATCATTAAGTGCTAGTTTGACGTTTTGTAGAAGCCTAGCCACTAAAcatatgacttttttttttttgaaaaactgttttaaaatatttgtttcttttaaaaccGATTTATTACTGTTTAgaaattagtttattttcagcttgaataaaatataaaacctaAGTGAATAACAAAGTGAGcttatatcataaacaaaaccgGAAATAAAACCAGGATGTATATACCTGAACCGGGCTCTTGAGTGTTTTACGGGAAGGGTAGTTAGTGAGCATGTTGAGAATCATCGGTGCAGCACACATGTGAGTCACGTTATGCTTATCGATCAAGTCATATATAGTTGGCGCGTCAACTCTCCTTGTGCAAACGTTGGTGGCTCCAACGGCAGCGGTTCCCCACGTGTAACCCCAGCCATTAGCGTGGAACATCGGTAAAGTCCAGAGGTAAACCGGACGGTTTGGAAAGGACCAGTCAAGCATGGAGCTAACAGTGAGCATGAAAATTGCTCTATGGCTAAGCACCACTCCTTTGGGAGACGACGTCGTTCCGGACGTGTAGTTGAGTATCATAGGTTTCCATTCATTTTGTGGACGGATCCACTTGAATCTTGAATCTCCTCTCTCCATGATCCCTTCGTACGTGTCAAGAAAATCCGATGCGGCTGATGAAACAGCGgaagaatcatcatcatcgttgaGGAGGACGAGGTGAGGTTTATCATGTTGTCCCAAGAACGAGACTGCTTCGAGGACTAGTGAGATGGAGCTGTGGTCGACGAAAACGAGCTTGGACTCACTGTGACGCAGGAGGACAGAGAGTGCATGTGCGTCTAAGCGGGGGTTGATGTTGTTTAAGATGGCTCCGGACATTGGGACAGCGAACTGAAGCTCATAGACGGACGGGACGTTGGGGCCCACGACAGAGATGACTTGGCCTTGGTTAATGCCGAGGGAGGAGGAAGTGAGAGCCGAGGCTATTCGGAGACAACGGTTGTGGGTTTCGGACCAAGTGTGGACGGTGTTTGTGGTGTGGAGGATGGATGGACAGTCGCCGTAGACGGAGGCGGCTCGGTCTAAGAAGCCGAGGACGGTGAGTGGAGTTGAGTTTGATGGGTGTGGAAGTAAGAGATCCATTGTTTTGATGTGGTCTAATGTCTTGCTTTGGTACGTGATTTGTTCAAAGACACGAGATgtggtatatataaaatatttgaaaaggTTTTGAAGGTGTTGGAGTttatgtctttttctttttacaactATAATTGATTACATATGGCCCATAAAATCAGCTTGATGGAATGAAGTAAACAAATGTTCTTTAGTTTCTTAACTTAAACAAGTACTAAATTTggctaatatataaaaagaaacgtcttttttttttgagaaataatagttttatagaaaaatagagGTGTGTATCGATTGAAGAGAGAGTCATCTAATAAAGTTAGGACCAACGAGCACTCTATAGTTTTCCAAGATTGTGGCGACAAATTTTTAGTTTGGAATACGGTCGAAGGCTAGAGTTACCTAAAATAATGATCCTtctttctaaatttatattcataatagAATCTAAgtttatttctataatattatttgagaagtcagtttcttacgTGTCGTACTCACGTTAATTCTCACGGTAGTTGATTAcgatgatacccttaatgaatcaaatatatctaacTATCAttgttaaacatttattttattttatttttccttttctatttaggtttcttttttcttttttcttcaaataacctattatataaagaaaatttaaagtgcaattcataataaggaaatttcacaaaataatcttgattttaaagttaaaaaaaaaatcttccctttttaaaaataatcttaacaatataatatattttttaaaagtattaaacattttatttaaatcaatatatttctcatattattacaaaataatttaaatagcataaactaagatatctttaatgaataaaatttaatttaatctttttatgttcccttttatatttttcaaataacatgtatgataaagaaaatatttataaacttaaaccgaaattactttttatatataatttgatttaataaatacgaaattttagaaaaaataatcttgatattaaaatagagaattaatatttctttttcgaatgtatcaattattatttttatgcaatTTCGTACCtatcatcattttatttttataattttatttgtgataataacatattccaaATTACCATGtactataaaattaacatattcaTGAGGTATTTACAAATAGccaattcataaatatatatacacaactaagatgaaaaccaaactaatgcaatgaatacaatgaatatgatttggttgaataaGATTAGAAATAGTTATACTTGAATTTAACGGAAATATGTAACACAATATACCCACAAATGAGTAACTAAACCaatccaaattattttatacaaaatcaaacattaaataaaaataatatattctcatTTATTCTCaacattttactaaataaatatgaaattctcgaataatactacaaatatattaaccaacttTTATAATTAAGATGTAATTTTGAACCGATCAAcactttagtttacttttactatttgattttcaaaacaacatatattaaattacacATATAAtcctactatatatatatatatgatacttgaTACCTCAAATCATATTGGCAAATTATTTTGTGGATAGTCTTTCCAGCATAATAATGTAGTAGTATTTTCACATTTGGTACTAAGAGAAGCATCTTAAGCTAGTTGAAACCCTTATATGCATATTACAGCCATGCATGCTCGTTTAGCTGACGTTAGCATTGATTTCTAGTGTCAACGTCCACATGATATGTTAGTTTTGCTTACGTTTATCATTACTCAACTGTATCTTGGAAGATTGGTCGCTACCGTCGAGCAACTTGTACTTTTGTGacatttataactaaaatatcgGTATTGCatttttttccagaaaaaaaaGTATAGATATAAGTCCGGTATTCAACCGTCAAGGTTTGAGCTAATGCTAGCTTATCACCACCACCTATATTCAAATCCTTATAATGTATATTGTGGACATTGAACTTTAGGAATACAAGATGAATaacacattatatatatatagctttagcaaaaaaaaagacacattaTATATAACCCAAACTAGCTTAGAATAGGGAGAACAAGACTTAACTCTATATTCCTCTAAATTTATAATCCACTAGATCAgaacaatattaatttaataaatttgaaatattagaagaaaaaaagttacaTATACAAAGACAACTTGTACACTTGTAAGGATCCCCGTGACGAGTACCGACTAGTCATACTCAGGGATTAAAAGTGAAGATAAAATGCAAATTAactgtttgaacaaaaaaaaaaaaaaaaaaaaaaaatgcaaattaACTTTGATGACTTGCACGCTATAAAGTTTTTTATTGAATCAAAGAGATCTAACAAAAACTAAGTACATGCCGAAAATGTTATAAATGGGAGGTCTACTGTCTATCAAAATAGCAAAGTTACAGAGCATACTCTTGTAATTCATGTGACAATGTTGTGTGTACACCAAAAAAGTTTTGAAACACAGAGAGCTATGAACATTGGCAGTGGGTGGTGAGATGATTTAATGTGGATAAATACGGGTAGTTTAAAAGACATGCATATTTAATGAATTTCTGCATCACCCAACATGTACGTATTCATTAACTGTACATATCACATATGCATAACATCAAATGCTATGTACTTGCTAATATTGGCATCATGAAGGTTTTGCCAATTTTCGATAAAACTTTAGCTTtctcttacatatatataaatacttgtTTACTCACATGGTCTAGATTCAATTAATATGGCAACATGTGTCATCTTCAAACCATAAATACTTATGCTTATCAACTTCTGTAGCACCATAGATACTTACAGTCCTTTGAATTTAAGATTTCATGGAGATAGATTCGTTTACTAAACCGGATGTACCATAGGAACCAGGTATACCGAAGTATTGTCCGGTTTACCTTTCCTGggtaagaaaataagaaaagcCCAATAGCAATAGAAACTTCCATATGAAATAACTGTTCAAATTATGTTATACGCCAAGTCCATAATGCTTGTTCGGTTTATATTCCAAGTCCTTGCCTCTTCTTAACAACTGTCAAAGgtataatttacatattttcttatatgtaCTTTATTGGCTGACCTAATTAGTTCAGAAGAGATTAGCTACTAATACTATATTGCATGACCCGAATTTGGAGTCTTTTCCAACTAATGGCATAAGATAACCGGATCATCTATTACCGAACTACAATGTAAACTGTATGAGTCAAAGATAAAGTCAAACTTTCTACATGGCTATGCTCCTGTTTTAAGGCTCGAACCCGAATAGAGTGTTACAGCACATTCACAAATCTTGCTTACAACTTAATCACAACCATGAGGGCTATACTTAACATATGATTTGGCAAAAAAGTAACAGAgatgtatatattttacattaacaCATAACATATAAGCATATATACTTACTTTTAAGGAGTTTACACACAACACACAAAACATGTCACCGGACTATACACACATATGCAAGCATCATTGGACATGTAACATCATGTTCTTAAACTCTTCAATATCAATAACACCATCAAGATTCTTGTCATGAGCTCGAATCATCCTCCCACAATCCCAACTCTTTGTCTCCTCCTCAAATCCGAGCCGTTCCAACACCGTTCGAAGCTCCTCCGACGAAATATAACCATCTCCGTTCACATCGAACACATTAAACGCACTCACAATAGCATCATCGTCATTATCAACAACACTATTGCTCTTTGTTTCCTTCCTATTAGAAACGGCGTCGTCATAAAACCGAAGGAATTCCTCTAAGTCGAGGCTCTTTTTCCCAACGAAAAGTTCGAGTTCTTCGGGAGTGTGTTCGGACCAGCCGAGTCTCTCTAGAATCCAATGAAGCTCGTCGAGGGTCACGAGACCGTCTTGGTTCTTGTCGAGCATTTGGAACATTCTTTGGAGATCGGTTATGCTTATGAATGAACAATCCATATCTCTCGGTGGTTCTGTTTCTGATAGTTTTAGACCTTTTGGTTGGTGGAAATGGGTACTCTGTATCTGAATAAATTTTCAAGATTTATCGTCTATAGACTTCATACACACACATAAACAACCATATATATCAATGAAAATGAGCATGTACGGACGGAGAAGGTGTACTCGTGGACGGAATGGATCCAAGCGGGAAACTTCGGAGAAGATGGTTATGAAAATGACAATTgcagttatttttttctttcggAATGACGTTTCTAGAAGAAAAGTCATTAAAAACGACATTTCTctcattttttttatagaatttattcGTCAACTATGACATATATCTAATTGTCTATGGAAAATGTATAGCTATGACTCGTCTAGTTCTGATCTAATACTATTTTGTTCAATTTATTTAACTTTGAATAACGGGTCTGATCAATAATCGTTGATGATGATTTTACAATTGCGAAGCTCACTAATCCGAATAAATATAACTAGATATTTTGATAGATTTAGTATTATGTAGTAGAGTGCTGTAGTAATATGATTCTGACGTATGGAATGTTCGGTAATGTTCTTGAGTTACGCGGCATTAGGATGGTCCACATACTTTAGATATTTATCACCGGCCACATCGTTACGTACGTACTCATTCCAATTGATTTTTCTTCTGGGGAAACAATAAAAACGACAAATATTATAGTTATCATGTGTGtaatataaacaaaactatAGTATATCATCTCGAATTCCACACCActgtataaaatgaaaaatacttttaaaacttttttggtCAACGATGTTATTTTACGATAGAGAATTGTTTTATATAGTTAAAGAATACGAAGGCCCAAATCGGAGCCCAATTCGGCCCAAAATGAAAACATTAAAGGGTTGTGTAATAATTGAGAAGCGACAAAAGCGGAAACGCTCTCTTCTCGAGTTGGCGCTTTATTTACTGACCCCTCTACCTCACTGATTGTGACACTTGGAGTGCAGTGGGAGCCATGGCGAGATCTTCGATGAGATCAGTGAATTGCTCTTTCTAGCCATTGAAGTTTATTAGAGTTACTGTTCTTTCTCTCGTTCTTTGATTTGACTGACTGTTTAGAAAATTTCTAGAGATGGCAATGTAACTATGTAAGTCAATCAATGTGTTGCTCCGTTTATAGATGTATAAGTCCCGAGAAGAGTCTTGAGTTTGTGTGGTTCACCGACTATTATCTTCAATGTAACGTTTCGGTTTTAATGTTTTCcctcacattttttttttaatacaggACTCTGCCATCAAGTGTCAGTTTAAGGAATCTGATTGTGTTGTGAGTTTTAAGATGAGAAACATGAAGAGCtgtgctgctgctgctgctgctgctgctatgAAACCTGTGAAGAAGGAGCCTATCGTGATCGACTTAGACAGTGACGATGAAGATGTTCTCTGTGGTGAATTGAACGAGGTTACGATGGATACTGATGTTTCAGTTGAGTCTGGGGAAGCTAATCCCTCCAACATGCAAATGACCTTTTCTGCTGCTGGTGCTAGTGGTGATGATAATTGGGATAACAAAATTGATCATCAGTATCTGAAGCTGTTTGATAGTCTTATGGACGATGGAAACTCATACTTGAGTGATAATCCACTGAGGTGTATTAGGTACGAAGTAGATAACGGAGGATACGACGAGCGCGAGTTTAAAGGTAAGCAGAAGAGCAGAGTAGATGGTGCGACCAAGAAGAATGCTGTTGTGTCGAGGACTCCTCATCGTGTCCAAGCGAGTACCAAGAAGACGAGGGAGTTTGTGTTGAGGCGAAGAGAGAGTCCAGTGAGTGATAAGAGTGTTGATGCAACAAGTCATGCGAGGAGAAACTCGCAACGC
The Raphanus sativus cultivar WK10039 chromosome 1, ASM80110v3, whole genome shotgun sequence DNA segment above includes these coding regions:
- the LOC108812153 gene encoding probable acyl-activating enzyme 9, which encodes MDLLLPHPSNSTPLTVLGFLDRAASVYGDCPSILHTTNTVHTWSETHNRCLRIASALTSSSLGINQGQVISVVGPNVPSVYELQFAVPMSGAILNNINPRLDAHALSVLLRHSESKLVFVDHSSISLVLEAVSFLGQHDKPHLVLLNDDDDSSAVSSAASDFLDTYEGIMERGDSRFKWIRPQNEWKPMILNYTSGTTSSPKGVVLSHRAIFMLTVSSMLDWSFPNRPVYLWTLPMFHANGWGYTWGTAAVGATNVCTRRVDAPTIYDLIDKHNVTHMCAAPMILNMLTNYPSRKTLKSPVQVMTAGAPPPAAIISRAESLGFNVGHGYGLTETGGPVISCAWKPEWDRLDPLERARLKSRQGVRTVGFAEVDVRDKRTGKSVKHDGVSVGEIVLKGGSVMLGYYKDPEGTAACMREDGWFYTGDVGVIHEDGYLEVKDRSKDVIICGGENISSAEVETVLYTNPVVKEAAVVAKPDKMWGETPCAFVSLKYGNNGGDGSVTEREIREFCKTKLPKYMVPRKVIFQEELPKTSTGKIQKFLLRQMAKSLP
- the LOC108851888 gene encoding probable calcium-binding protein CML44, which translates into the protein MDCSFISITDLQRMFQMLDKNQDGLVTLDELHWILERLGWSEHTPEELELFVGKKSLDLEEFLRFYDDAVSNRKETKSNSVVDNDDDAIVSAFNVFDVNGDGYISSEELRTVLERLGFEEETKSWDCGRMIRAHDKNLDGVIDIEEFKNMMLHVQ